In the genome of Nymphaea colorata isolate Beijing-Zhang1983 chromosome 9, ASM883128v2, whole genome shotgun sequence, one region contains:
- the LOC116260095 gene encoding probable flavin-containing monooxygenase 1 isoform X2, translating into MAAVKKVIGIIGAGVSGLIACKYVLQKGFHPVVFEASDAIGGVWTQTIASTRLQTPKFVYEFSDFPWPPHVNDAFPDHDQVLHYLQSYAQHFDLLKHVRFNCRVEGVEYVAASGDGQVVSCDRWGGTGDAFGSEGCWHITFHDALLKSNHVMEVDFIILCIGRFSDFPNLPEFPPNKGPEIFRGQVMHSMDYSRLSDSDAAVLVSGKRVVVVGFQKSAVDIAAECAKANGLKSPCTLLFRHPQWTIPSFNAWGVNLAFLYLSRLSEFLVHKPNEGALLSLLATCLSPLRWMRSKFVESYIKWKLPLKKYNIVPNHSFDEQISSCRIALLPDRFYSCVEEGSIMLKRAANWSFCEKGVVCEQDASPVEADLVILATGYRGDKKLMNIFKSPLFQKIVSGSESNTLGLYRCDLTYGDSEKQTVVEEAKHSSHKKTRFNGSENCSPMPTMILTTSPTTESASTRGFRRPPSSATQRVYLICIHQK; encoded by the exons ATGGCGGCCGTGAAGAAAGTAATTGGCATCATTGGTGCTGGGGTCAGTGGGCTCATCGCCTGCAAGTATGTGCTGCAAAAGGGGTTCCATCCTGTTGTCTTCGAGGCGAGCGACGCCATTGGAGGGGTGTGGACTCAGACCATAGCCTCCACCAGGCTGCAGACGCCGAAGTTCGTCTATGAGTTCTCTGACTTCCCATGGCCTCCCCACGTGAACGACGCCTTCCCCGACCACGATCAGGTCCTCCATTACCTGCAGTCTTATGCTCAGCACTTCGACCTGCTCAAGCACGTAAGGTTCAACTGCCGGGTGGAGGGCGTGGAGTACGTCGCCGCCTCCGGCGACGGCCAAGTTGTGTCGTGCGACCGATGGGGAGGCACCGGCGACGCCTTCGGCTCCGAAGGGTGTTGGCACATCACCTTCCATGACGCACTGCTTAAGTCCAACCAT GTCATGGAAGTGGACTTCATAATCCTGTGCATAGGACGCTTCAGTGACTTCCCCAACCTGCCGGAGTTTCCACCTAACAAGGGGCCGGAAATCTTCCGAGGACAGGTGATGCACTCCATGGATTACTCTCGCTTGTCCGACTCCGACGCCGCTGTCCTTGTCTCGGGCAAGCGTGTTGTCGTAGTTGGCTTCCAAAAGTCCGCCGTCGACATCGCCGCGGAGTGCGCCAAAGCCAATG GGTTGAAGAGTCCATGCACTCTGCTCTTCAGACATCCTCAGTGGACCATTCCTAGTTTTAATGCATGGGGTGTGAATCTCGCATTCTTATACCTCAGTCGCTTGTCAGAGTTCCTGGTGCACAAGCCTAACGAGGGAGCTCTACTTAGTTTGCTGGCTACCTGTCTCTCTCCATTG AGGTGGATGAGATCCAAATTCGTGGAAAGCTACATCAAATGGAAGCTCCCTTTGAAGAAGTACAACATTGTGCCCAACCATAGCTTTGACGAGCAGATCTCCTCCTGCAGGATTGCACTCCTACCAGACAGATTCTATTCGTGTGTGGAGGAAGGGAGTATCATGCTCAAGAGAGCTGCCAATTGGAGCTTCTGCGAGAAGGGCGTGGTTTGTGAGCAAGATGCTTCTCCTGTGGAAGCGGACCTTGTAATCCTTGCCACCGGATATAGAGGGGATAAGAAGCTCATGAACATCTTCAAGTCCCCGTTGTTCCAGAAGATCGTGTCAGGATCAGAGTCCAATACACTTGGCTTATACAG ATGTGATCTTACATATGGTGATAGTGAAAAGCAAACCGTAGTAGAGGAAGCAAAGCATAGTTCACACAAGAAAACAAGATTTAACGGTtcggagaattgttctcctatgcCCACAATGATCCTCACCACCTCTCCCACTACAG AGAGTGCATCCACCCGCGGATTCCGCAGGCCGCCATCATCGGCTACTCAGAGAGTTTATCTAATTTGTATACATCAGAAATGA
- the LOC116260095 gene encoding probable flavin-containing monooxygenase 1 isoform X3, with translation MAAVKKVIGIIGAGVSGLIACKYVLQKGFHPVVFEASDAIGGVWTQTIASTRLQTPKFVYEFSDFPWPPHVNDAFPDHDQVLHYLQSYAQHFDLLKHVRFNCRVEGVEYVAASGDGQVVSCDRWGGTGDAFGSEGCWHITFHDALLKSNHVMEVDFIILCIGRFSDFPNLPEFPPNKGPEIFRGQVMHSMDYSRLSDSDAAVLVSGKRVVVVGFQKSAVDIAAECAKANGLKSPCTLLFRHPQWTIPSFNAWGVNLAFLYLSRLSEFLVHKPNEGALLSLLATCLSPLRWMRSKFVESYIKWKLPLKKYNIVPNHSFDEQISSCRIALLPDRFYSCVEEGSIMLKRAANWSFCEKGVVCEQDASPVEADLVILATGYRGDKKLMNIFKSPLFQKIVSGSESNTLGLYRELPCHC, from the exons ATGGCGGCCGTGAAGAAAGTAATTGGCATCATTGGTGCTGGGGTCAGTGGGCTCATCGCCTGCAAGTATGTGCTGCAAAAGGGGTTCCATCCTGTTGTCTTCGAGGCGAGCGACGCCATTGGAGGGGTGTGGACTCAGACCATAGCCTCCACCAGGCTGCAGACGCCGAAGTTCGTCTATGAGTTCTCTGACTTCCCATGGCCTCCCCACGTGAACGACGCCTTCCCCGACCACGATCAGGTCCTCCATTACCTGCAGTCTTATGCTCAGCACTTCGACCTGCTCAAGCACGTAAGGTTCAACTGCCGGGTGGAGGGCGTGGAGTACGTCGCCGCCTCCGGCGACGGCCAAGTTGTGTCGTGCGACCGATGGGGAGGCACCGGCGACGCCTTCGGCTCCGAAGGGTGTTGGCACATCACCTTCCATGACGCACTGCTTAAGTCCAACCAT GTCATGGAAGTGGACTTCATAATCCTGTGCATAGGACGCTTCAGTGACTTCCCCAACCTGCCGGAGTTTCCACCTAACAAGGGGCCGGAAATCTTCCGAGGACAGGTGATGCACTCCATGGATTACTCTCGCTTGTCCGACTCCGACGCCGCTGTCCTTGTCTCGGGCAAGCGTGTTGTCGTAGTTGGCTTCCAAAAGTCCGCCGTCGACATCGCCGCGGAGTGCGCCAAAGCCAATG GGTTGAAGAGTCCATGCACTCTGCTCTTCAGACATCCTCAGTGGACCATTCCTAGTTTTAATGCATGGGGTGTGAATCTCGCATTCTTATACCTCAGTCGCTTGTCAGAGTTCCTGGTGCACAAGCCTAACGAGGGAGCTCTACTTAGTTTGCTGGCTACCTGTCTCTCTCCATTG AGGTGGATGAGATCCAAATTCGTGGAAAGCTACATCAAATGGAAGCTCCCTTTGAAGAAGTACAACATTGTGCCCAACCATAGCTTTGACGAGCAGATCTCCTCCTGCAGGATTGCACTCCTACCAGACAGATTCTATTCGTGTGTGGAGGAAGGGAGTATCATGCTCAAGAGAGCTGCCAATTGGAGCTTCTGCGAGAAGGGCGTGGTTTGTGAGCAAGATGCTTCTCCTGTGGAAGCGGACCTTGTAATCCTTGCCACCGGATATAGAGGGGATAAGAAGCTCATGAACATCTTCAAGTCCCCGTTGTTCCAGAAGATCGTGTCAGGATCAGAGTCCAATACACTTGGCTTATACAG GGAACTCCCCTGCCACTGCTAA
- the LOC116260095 gene encoding probable flavin-containing monooxygenase 1 isoform X1 yields MAAVKKVIGIIGAGVSGLIACKYVLQKGFHPVVFEASDAIGGVWTQTIASTRLQTPKFVYEFSDFPWPPHVNDAFPDHDQVLHYLQSYAQHFDLLKHVRFNCRVEGVEYVAASGDGQVVSCDRWGGTGDAFGSEGCWHITFHDALLKSNHVMEVDFIILCIGRFSDFPNLPEFPPNKGPEIFRGQVMHSMDYSRLSDSDAAVLVSGKRVVVVGFQKSAVDIAAECAKANGLKSPCTLLFRHPQWTIPSFNAWGVNLAFLYLSRLSEFLVHKPNEGALLSLLATCLSPLRWMRSKFVESYIKWKLPLKKYNIVPNHSFDEQISSCRIALLPDRFYSCVEEGSIMLKRAANWSFCEKGVVCEQDASPVEADLVILATGYRGDKKLMNIFKSPLFQKIVSGSESNTLGLYRECIHPRIPQAAIIGYSESLSNLYTSEMRIRWVVEFMDGGFKLPSTRQMEEDAKKWEKYMKQYSGSHFRRSCVGAVHIWYNDQLCEDMRRNPRRKGSWFEELFIPYFSKDYANL; encoded by the exons ATGGCGGCCGTGAAGAAAGTAATTGGCATCATTGGTGCTGGGGTCAGTGGGCTCATCGCCTGCAAGTATGTGCTGCAAAAGGGGTTCCATCCTGTTGTCTTCGAGGCGAGCGACGCCATTGGAGGGGTGTGGACTCAGACCATAGCCTCCACCAGGCTGCAGACGCCGAAGTTCGTCTATGAGTTCTCTGACTTCCCATGGCCTCCCCACGTGAACGACGCCTTCCCCGACCACGATCAGGTCCTCCATTACCTGCAGTCTTATGCTCAGCACTTCGACCTGCTCAAGCACGTAAGGTTCAACTGCCGGGTGGAGGGCGTGGAGTACGTCGCCGCCTCCGGCGACGGCCAAGTTGTGTCGTGCGACCGATGGGGAGGCACCGGCGACGCCTTCGGCTCCGAAGGGTGTTGGCACATCACCTTCCATGACGCACTGCTTAAGTCCAACCAT GTCATGGAAGTGGACTTCATAATCCTGTGCATAGGACGCTTCAGTGACTTCCCCAACCTGCCGGAGTTTCCACCTAACAAGGGGCCGGAAATCTTCCGAGGACAGGTGATGCACTCCATGGATTACTCTCGCTTGTCCGACTCCGACGCCGCTGTCCTTGTCTCGGGCAAGCGTGTTGTCGTAGTTGGCTTCCAAAAGTCCGCCGTCGACATCGCCGCGGAGTGCGCCAAAGCCAATG GGTTGAAGAGTCCATGCACTCTGCTCTTCAGACATCCTCAGTGGACCATTCCTAGTTTTAATGCATGGGGTGTGAATCTCGCATTCTTATACCTCAGTCGCTTGTCAGAGTTCCTGGTGCACAAGCCTAACGAGGGAGCTCTACTTAGTTTGCTGGCTACCTGTCTCTCTCCATTG AGGTGGATGAGATCCAAATTCGTGGAAAGCTACATCAAATGGAAGCTCCCTTTGAAGAAGTACAACATTGTGCCCAACCATAGCTTTGACGAGCAGATCTCCTCCTGCAGGATTGCACTCCTACCAGACAGATTCTATTCGTGTGTGGAGGAAGGGAGTATCATGCTCAAGAGAGCTGCCAATTGGAGCTTCTGCGAGAAGGGCGTGGTTTGTGAGCAAGATGCTTCTCCTGTGGAAGCGGACCTTGTAATCCTTGCCACCGGATATAGAGGGGATAAGAAGCTCATGAACATCTTCAAGTCCCCGTTGTTCCAGAAGATCGTGTCAGGATCAGAGTCCAATACACTTGGCTTATACAG AGAGTGCATCCACCCGCGGATTCCGCAGGCCGCCATCATCGGCTACTCAGAGAGTTTATCTAATTTGTATACATCAGAAATGAGAATCCGGTGGGTGGTTGAATTCATGGATGGTGGTTTCAAACTTCCAAGCACAAGGCAGATGGAAGAGGATGCCAAGAAGTGGGAGAAGTACATGAAGCAATACTCAGGAAGCCATTTCCGGAGGTCATGTGTAGGAGCAGTTCACATCTGGTACAATGATCAGCTCTGCGAAGACATGCGGCGCAACCCAAGAAGAAAAGGCAGCTGGTTTGAAGAACTTTTCATTCCATACTTTTCTAAGGACTATGCCAATCTATGA